In Pararge aegeria chromosome 5, ilParAegt1.1, whole genome shotgun sequence, one DNA window encodes the following:
- the LOC120623592 gene encoding uncharacterized protein LOC120623592 yields the protein MFKHLVICYIFFICLIRGKLIPPVNTETRTTFPIVSALSENNKNVMHKELSEAGSKTIINTVTLPSNDMALLNLEKNISVTKATSVVARKGVNYDDGIKSQEQKLPSDMPTLQVSNKTNKPDLVQKENTVLNKTIILGDDVQKLNITKIHKPLLVSSEAIEKIDKINNVNVDDNILSTKAHVVKAGSHPEIILPIVITILVVPMFAIVGYMALKRGQEAWNNRHYKRMDFLLDGMYND from the coding sequence ATGTTTAAACATTTAGTAATTTGTTACATATTCTTTATTTGCTTGATTCGAGGAAAACTGATACCTCCAGTTAATACTGAAACTAGAACAACATTTCCGATTGTATCAGCTCTATCAGAGAACAACAAAAATGTTATGCATAAGGAATTAAGTGAAGCTGGgtcaaaaacaattattaacacTGTCACTTTGCCTAGTAATGATATGgctctcttaaatttagaaaaaaatataagtgtgACTAAGGCAACATCTGTGGTTGCAAGAAAAGGAGTCAATTACGATGATGGCATCAAAAGCCAAGAACAAAAATTGCCCTCTGATATGCCTACTCTTCAGGTATCTAATAAAACCAATAAACCTGATCTAGTACAGAAGGAAAACACAGTTTTAAATAAGACAATTATACTTGGAGAtgatgtacaaaaattaaatattacaaaaatacacaagcctTTACTGGTATCTTCTGAAGCAATTGAAAAAATAGACAAAATTAACAATGTGAATGTTGATGATAATATCCTTAGTACTAAAGCTCATGTGGTCAAGGCTGGAAGCCACCCTGAAATTATTCTGCCTATAGTAATAACAATTTTGGTTGTTCCTATGTTTGCAATAGTGGGCTATATGGCACTTAAAAGGGGTCAAGAGGCTTGGAATAATAGGCACTACAAAAGAATGGATTTCCTTCTTGATGGGATGTACAATGACTAA